One window of Ailuropoda melanoleuca isolate Jingjing chromosome 3, ASM200744v2, whole genome shotgun sequence genomic DNA carries:
- the KIF20A gene encoding kinesin-like protein KIF20A isoform X1, which yields MSQGILSPPAGLLSDEEVVVSPMFESTAADLGSVVRKDLISDCSVISTSLEDKQQVPSEDSTEKVKVYLRVRPLLPSELERQEDQDCVRIENVETLVLQAPKDSFAQKSNERGIGQATHRFTFSQIFGPEVGQASFFNLTVKEMVKDVLKGQNWLIYTYGVTNSGKTHTIQGTIKDGGILPRSLALIFNSLQGQFHPTPDLKPVLFNEVIWLDSKQIRQEEMKKLALLNGGLQEEELSTSLKRSVYIEGRMGTSTSFDSGIAGLSSSHMTSSSQLDETSHRWAQPDTAPVSVPANIRFSIWISFFEIYNELLYDLLEPPSQQRKRQTLRLCEDQNGNPYVKDLNWIHVQDAEEAWKLLKVGRKNQSFASTHLNQNSSRSHSIFSIRILHLQGEGDIIPKISELSLCDLAGSERCKDQKSGERLKEAGNINTSLHTLGRCIAALRQNQQNRSKQNLVPFRDSKLTRVFQGFFTGRGRSCMIVNVNPCASTYDETLHVAKFSAIASQLVHAPPVHLGFPLLQSFIKEHSLRASPSLEMGAKRDPDLDDDIENEADISMYGKEELLQVVEAMKALLCKERQEKLQLEMQLRDEICNEMVEQMQQREQWCSEHLDTQKELLEEMYEEKLKILKESLTSFYQEELQERDEKIEELEALLHEARQQPVAPQQSGSELSLRRSQRLAASASNQQLHEVKAKLEQCRAELNSTTEELRKYQKMLEPPPSAKPFTTDVDKKLEEGQKNIRLLRTELQKLGESLQSAERACCHSTGAGKLRQALTTCDDILIKQDQTLAELQNNMMLVKLDLRKKAACIAEQYHTVLKLQGQASTKKRLGANQENQQPNQQPPGKKPFLRNLLPRTPTCQSSTDCSPYARILRSRRSPLLKSGPFGKKY from the exons ATGTCGCAAGGGATCCTTTCTCCGCCAGCCGGCTTGCTGTCAGATGAGGAGGTTGTAGTCTCCCCCATGTTTGAGTCCACAGCTGCAGATTTAGGGTCTGTGGTACGCAAGGACCTGATATCAGACTGCTCGGTCATCTCCACCTCCCTGGAGGATAAGCAGCAG GTTCCATCTGAGGATAGTACAGAGAAGGTGAAAGTATACCTGAGAGTTAGGCCCTTGTTACCTTCAGAGTTGGAACGACAGGAAGATCAG GATTGTGTCCGTATTGAGAATGTGGAGACCCTTGTTCTACAGGCACCCAAGGACTCCTTTGCCCAGAAGAGCAATGAGCGGGGAATTGGACAAGCTACCCATAGATTCACCTTTTCCCAG ATCTTTGGGCCGGAAGTGGGACAGGCATCCTTCTTCAACCTGACCGTGAAGGAGATGGTAAAGGATGTACTCAAAGGGCAGAACTGGCTCATTTACACATACGGAGTCACCAACTCAGGGAAAACCCACACAATTCAAG GTACCATCAAGGATGGAGGGATCCTACCCCGGTCCTTGGCTCTGATCTTCAATAGCCTCCAAGGCCAGTTTCATCCAACACCTGATCTGAAGCCTGTACTCTTCAATGAGGTAATCTGGCTAGACAGCAAGCAGATCCGacaggaggaaatgaagaaactggCCCTGCTAAATGGAGGCCTCCAAGAG GAGGAGCTGTCCACCTCCTTGAAGAGGAGTGTCTACATTGAAGGTCGGATGGGTACCAGCACCAGCTTTGACAGTGGCATCGCTGGGCTCTCCTCCAGTCATATGACCAGCAGTAGCCAGCTGGATG AAACGAGTCACCGATGGGCACAGCCAGACACTGCCCCTGTGAGTGTCCCTGCAAACATTCGCTTCTCCATCTGGATCTCCTTCTTTGAGATCTACAATGAACTGCTTTATGACCTGTTGGAACCACCTAGTCAGCAGCGCAAGAGGCAGACTCTGCGGCTCTGTGAAGATCAGAATGGCAATCCCTATGTAAAAG ATCTCAATTGGATTCACGTTCAGGATGCTGAGGAGGCCTGGAAACTGCTCAAAGTGGGTCGTAAAAACCAGAGCTTTGCCAGCACCCACCTGAACCAGAACTCTAGCCGCAG tcACAGCATCTTCTCAATACGAATCCTGCACCTTCAGGGGGAAGGGGATATCATCCCCAAAATCAGCGA GTTGTCCCTCTGTGATCTGGCTGGCTCAGAGCGCTGCAAAGATCAGAAAAGTGGCGAGCGGCTGAAGGAAGCAGGAAACATTAACACTTCTCTGCACACCTTGGGCCGTTGTATTGCTGCCCTGCGCCAAAACCAGCAGAATCG GTCAAAACAGAACCTGGTTCCCTTCCGTGACAGCAAGTTGACTCGAGTATTCCAAGGCTTCTTCACAGGTCGAGGCCGCTCCTGCATGATTGTCAATGTGAATCCCTGTGCATCTACCTATGATGAGACCCTTCATGTGGCCAAGTTCTCAGCCATTGCCAGCCAG CTTGTTCATGCTCCACCTGTGCACCTGGGATTCCCATTGCTACAGTCATTCATTAAGGAACACAGTCTACGGGCATCTCCCAGCTTAGAGATGGGAGCTAAGAGAGATCCAGACCTTGATGATGACATTGAAAATGAAGCTGACATCTCCATGTATGGCAAGGAG GAGCTCCTGCAGGTGGTGGAAGCCATGAAAGCATTGCTTTGTAAAGAACGGCAGGAAAAGCTGCAGCTGGAGATGCAGCTCCGTGACGAGATTTGCAATGAGATGGTGGAACAGATGCAACAACGGGAACAGTGGTGCAG TGAACATTTGGACACCCAGAAGGAACTATTAGAGGAAATGTACGAAGAGAAACTAAAGATCCTCAAGGAGTCACTTACAAGTTTTTATCAAGAAGAGCTTCAG GAACGggatgaaaaaattgaagaacTAGAAGCTCTTTTGCACGAAGCCAGACAGCAGCCAGTAGCCCCTCAACAATCAGGGTCTGAACTGTCCCTTCGGCGGTCACAAAGGTTGGCAGCTTCTGCCTCCAATCAGCAGCTCCATGAGGTTAAAGCTAAACTGGAACAGTGCAGAGCAGAGCTAAACTCCACCACTGAAg AACTACGGAAGTATCAGAAAATGTTAGAACCACCACCTTCAGCCAAGCCCTTTACCACTGATGTGGACAAAAAATTAGAGGAGGGCCAAAAG AATATAAGGCTGCTACGGACAGAGCTTCAGAAACTGGGTGAGTCTCTCCAATCAGCAGAAAGAGCCTGTTGCCACAGCACTGGGGCAGGAAAACTTCGCCAAGCCTTGACCACTTGTGATGACATCTTAATCAAACAG GATCAGACCCTGGCTGAGCTGCAGAATAACATGATGCTAGTAAAACTGGACCTTCGGAAGAAGGCAGCATGTATCGCAGAGCAGTATCACACCGTACTAAAACTCCAAGGCCAGGCTTCTACCAAAAAGCGCCTTGGTGCCAACCAGGAAAACCAGCAACCAAACCAACAGCCCCCAGGGAAGAAACCGTTCCTTCGAAATTTACTTCCTAGAACACCCACCTGCCAAAGCTCAACAGACTGCAGCCCTTATGCCCGGATCCTGCGCTCACGGCGCTCCCCTTTACTCAAATCTGGGCCTTTTGGCAAAAAATACTAA
- the CDC23 gene encoding cell division cycle protein 23 homolog, producing MAASPSVVPVVVTAAVGSVLSASSDFSNLREIKKQLLLIAGLTRERGLLHSSKWSAELAFSLPALPLAELQPPPPITEEDAQDMDAYTLAKAYFDVKEYDRAAHFLHGCNSKKAYFLYMYSRYLSGEKKKDDETVDSLGPLEKGQVKNEALRELRVELSKKHQARELDGFGLYLYGVVLRKLDLVKEAIDVFVEATHVLPLHWGAWLELCNLITDKEMLKFLSLPDTWMKEFFLAHIYTELQLIEEALQKYQNLIDVGFSKSSYIVSQIAVAYHNIRDIDKALSIFNELRKQDPYRIENMDTFSNLLYVRSMKSELSYLAHNLCEIDKYRVETCCVIGNYYSLRSQHEKAALYFQRALKLNPRYLGAWTLMGHEYMEMKNTSAAIQAYRHAIEVNKRDYRAWYGLGQTYEILKMPFYCLYYYRRAHQLRPNDSRMLVALGECYEKLNQLVEAKKCYWRAYAVGDVEKMALVKLAKLHEQLTESEQAAQCYIKYIQDIYSCGEIVEHLEESTAFRYLAQYYFKCKLWDEASTCAQKCCAFNDTREEGKALLRQILQLRNQGETPSTEMPAPFFLPASLSANNTPTRRVSPLNLSSVTP from the exons ATGGCTGCGAGTCCCTCTGTAGTCCCGGTGGTTGTGACTGCTGCTGTGGGGTCGGTCCTGTCAGCGAGCAGCGATTTCTCAAATTTGCGAGAAATTAAGAAGCAGCTGCTACTCATCGCAGGCCTTACCCGGGAGCGGGGCCTACTGCATAGTAGCAAATG GTCCGCGGAGTTGGCCTTCTCCCTCCCCGCCTTGCCTCTGGCGGAGCTGCAGCCGCCGCCGCCTATTACAGAG GAGGATGCCCAGGATATGGACGCTTACACCCTGGCCAAAGCCTACTTTGATGTTAAAGAGTATGATCGGGCAGCACATTTCCTGCATGGCTGCAATAGCAAGAAAGCCTATTTCCTATACATGTATTCCAGATATCTG tctggagaaaagaagaaggacGATGAAACAGTTGATAGCCTAG GTCCCCTGGAGAAAGGACAAGTAAAAAATGAGGCACTTAGAGAATTGAGAGTGGAGCTCAGCAAAAAACACCAGGCTCGGGAACTTGATGGATTTGGCCTTTATTT ATATGGTGTGGTGCTTCGAAAACTGGACCTGGTGAAAGAGGCTATTGATGTGTTTGTGGAGGCTACTCATGTTTTGCCTTTGCATTGGGGAGCCTGGCTAGAACTCTGTAACTTGATTACAGACAAAGAGATG cTGAAGTTCCTGTCTTTGCCAGACACCTGGATGAAAGAGTTTTTTCTGGCTCATATATACACAGAGTTGCAGTTGATAGAGGAGGCCCTGCAAAAGTATCAGAATCTCATTGATGTGGGCTTCTCTAAGAGCTCATATATTGTTTCCCAAATTGCAGTTGCCTATCACAATATTAGAG ATATTGACAAAGCCCTCTCTATTTTTAATGAACTAAGGAAACAAGACCCTTACAGGATTGAAAATATGGACACATTCTCCAACCTTCTTTATGTCAGG agCATGAAATCTGAGTTGAGTTATCTGGCTCACAACCTCTGTGAGATAGATAAATATCGTGTAGAGACATGTTGTGTAATTG gCAATTATTATAGCTTGCGTTCTCAGCATGAGAAAGCAGCCTTATATTTCCAGAGAGCTCTGAAACTGAATCCTCGGTATCTTGGGGCCTGGACACTGATGGGACATGAGTATATGGAAATGAAGAACACATCTGCTGCTATTCAGGCTTATAG ACATGCCATCGAGGTCAATAAACGGGACTACAGAGCCTGGTATGGGCTTGGACAGACCTATGAAATCCTCAAGATGccattttattgcctttattaTTATAGACGGGCCCATCAGCTTCG gcCCAATGATTCTCGTATGCTGGTTGCTTTAGGAGAATGTTATGAGAAACTCAATCAACTAGTGGAAGCCAAAAAG tgtTATTGGAGAGCTTATGCCGTgggagatgtggagaaaatggctCTGGTGAAACTGGCAAA GCTTCATGAACAGTTGACTGAGTCAGAACAAGCTGCCCAGTGTTACATCAAATATATCCAAGATATCTATTCCTGTGGG GAAATAGTGGAGCACCTGGAAGAGAGCACTGCTTTCCGCTATTTGGCCCAGTACTATTTTAAGTGCAAGCTGTGGGATGAAGCTTCAACTTGTGCCCAAAAGTGTTGTGCATTCAACGAT ACCCGGGAAGAAGGGAAGGCCTTACTCCGGCAAATCTTACAACTGCGAAACCAAGGCGAGACTCCCTCTACTGAGATGCCTGCTCCCTttttcctccctgcctcactGTCTGCTAACAACACTCCCACACGCAGAGTTTCTCCACTCAACCTATCTTCAGTCACACCATAG
- the KIF20A gene encoding kinesin-like protein KIF20A isoform X2 has product MVKDVLKGQNWLIYTYGVTNSGKTHTIQGTIKDGGILPRSLALIFNSLQGQFHPTPDLKPVLFNEVIWLDSKQIRQEEMKKLALLNGGLQEEELSTSLKRSVYIEGRMGTSTSFDSGIAGLSSSHMTSSSQLDETSHRWAQPDTAPVSVPANIRFSIWISFFEIYNELLYDLLEPPSQQRKRQTLRLCEDQNGNPYVKDLNWIHVQDAEEAWKLLKVGRKNQSFASTHLNQNSSRSHSIFSIRILHLQGEGDIIPKISELSLCDLAGSERCKDQKSGERLKEAGNINTSLHTLGRCIAALRQNQQNRSKQNLVPFRDSKLTRVFQGFFTGRGRSCMIVNVNPCASTYDETLHVAKFSAIASQLVHAPPVHLGFPLLQSFIKEHSLRASPSLEMGAKRDPDLDDDIENEADISMYGKEELLQVVEAMKALLCKERQEKLQLEMQLRDEICNEMVEQMQQREQWCSEHLDTQKELLEEMYEEKLKILKESLTSFYQEELQERDEKIEELEALLHEARQQPVAPQQSGSELSLRRSQRLAASASNQQLHEVKAKLEQCRAELNSTTEELRKYQKMLEPPPSAKPFTTDVDKKLEEGQKNIRLLRTELQKLGESLQSAERACCHSTGAGKLRQALTTCDDILIKQDQTLAELQNNMMLVKLDLRKKAACIAEQYHTVLKLQGQASTKKRLGANQENQQPNQQPPGKKPFLRNLLPRTPTCQSSTDCSPYARILRSRRSPLLKSGPFGKKY; this is encoded by the exons ATGGTAAAGGATGTACTCAAAGGGCAGAACTGGCTCATTTACACATACGGAGTCACCAACTCAGGGAAAACCCACACAATTCAAG GTACCATCAAGGATGGAGGGATCCTACCCCGGTCCTTGGCTCTGATCTTCAATAGCCTCCAAGGCCAGTTTCATCCAACACCTGATCTGAAGCCTGTACTCTTCAATGAGGTAATCTGGCTAGACAGCAAGCAGATCCGacaggaggaaatgaagaaactggCCCTGCTAAATGGAGGCCTCCAAGAG GAGGAGCTGTCCACCTCCTTGAAGAGGAGTGTCTACATTGAAGGTCGGATGGGTACCAGCACCAGCTTTGACAGTGGCATCGCTGGGCTCTCCTCCAGTCATATGACCAGCAGTAGCCAGCTGGATG AAACGAGTCACCGATGGGCACAGCCAGACACTGCCCCTGTGAGTGTCCCTGCAAACATTCGCTTCTCCATCTGGATCTCCTTCTTTGAGATCTACAATGAACTGCTTTATGACCTGTTGGAACCACCTAGTCAGCAGCGCAAGAGGCAGACTCTGCGGCTCTGTGAAGATCAGAATGGCAATCCCTATGTAAAAG ATCTCAATTGGATTCACGTTCAGGATGCTGAGGAGGCCTGGAAACTGCTCAAAGTGGGTCGTAAAAACCAGAGCTTTGCCAGCACCCACCTGAACCAGAACTCTAGCCGCAG tcACAGCATCTTCTCAATACGAATCCTGCACCTTCAGGGGGAAGGGGATATCATCCCCAAAATCAGCGA GTTGTCCCTCTGTGATCTGGCTGGCTCAGAGCGCTGCAAAGATCAGAAAAGTGGCGAGCGGCTGAAGGAAGCAGGAAACATTAACACTTCTCTGCACACCTTGGGCCGTTGTATTGCTGCCCTGCGCCAAAACCAGCAGAATCG GTCAAAACAGAACCTGGTTCCCTTCCGTGACAGCAAGTTGACTCGAGTATTCCAAGGCTTCTTCACAGGTCGAGGCCGCTCCTGCATGATTGTCAATGTGAATCCCTGTGCATCTACCTATGATGAGACCCTTCATGTGGCCAAGTTCTCAGCCATTGCCAGCCAG CTTGTTCATGCTCCACCTGTGCACCTGGGATTCCCATTGCTACAGTCATTCATTAAGGAACACAGTCTACGGGCATCTCCCAGCTTAGAGATGGGAGCTAAGAGAGATCCAGACCTTGATGATGACATTGAAAATGAAGCTGACATCTCCATGTATGGCAAGGAG GAGCTCCTGCAGGTGGTGGAAGCCATGAAAGCATTGCTTTGTAAAGAACGGCAGGAAAAGCTGCAGCTGGAGATGCAGCTCCGTGACGAGATTTGCAATGAGATGGTGGAACAGATGCAACAACGGGAACAGTGGTGCAG TGAACATTTGGACACCCAGAAGGAACTATTAGAGGAAATGTACGAAGAGAAACTAAAGATCCTCAAGGAGTCACTTACAAGTTTTTATCAAGAAGAGCTTCAG GAACGggatgaaaaaattgaagaacTAGAAGCTCTTTTGCACGAAGCCAGACAGCAGCCAGTAGCCCCTCAACAATCAGGGTCTGAACTGTCCCTTCGGCGGTCACAAAGGTTGGCAGCTTCTGCCTCCAATCAGCAGCTCCATGAGGTTAAAGCTAAACTGGAACAGTGCAGAGCAGAGCTAAACTCCACCACTGAAg AACTACGGAAGTATCAGAAAATGTTAGAACCACCACCTTCAGCCAAGCCCTTTACCACTGATGTGGACAAAAAATTAGAGGAGGGCCAAAAG AATATAAGGCTGCTACGGACAGAGCTTCAGAAACTGGGTGAGTCTCTCCAATCAGCAGAAAGAGCCTGTTGCCACAGCACTGGGGCAGGAAAACTTCGCCAAGCCTTGACCACTTGTGATGACATCTTAATCAAACAG GATCAGACCCTGGCTGAGCTGCAGAATAACATGATGCTAGTAAAACTGGACCTTCGGAAGAAGGCAGCATGTATCGCAGAGCAGTATCACACCGTACTAAAACTCCAAGGCCAGGCTTCTACCAAAAAGCGCCTTGGTGCCAACCAGGAAAACCAGCAACCAAACCAACAGCCCCCAGGGAAGAAACCGTTCCTTCGAAATTTACTTCCTAGAACACCCACCTGCCAAAGCTCAACAGACTGCAGCCCTTATGCCCGGATCCTGCGCTCACGGCGCTCCCCTTTACTCAAATCTGGGCCTTTTGGCAAAAAATACTAA